Within Bactrocera oleae isolate idBacOlea1 chromosome 6, idBacOlea1, whole genome shotgun sequence, the genomic segment GGTAGTCACTGTAACTTAGGTAATTTTTATctgaaatcaaaaaacatagtttttctTTTAGTAGGTGAGTATAGCTACTGCTTGATCATATGCACTTTTGAACTAAATTTGGCCATGTATTACCCTCTCAATTGAATTGTAAATGCAATGAAGCAGTAGTCAAACATGTTTAAAAGATGTACGCGAATTTTCCCGACGATCGGTTCATAAGTTATCGAGAAACTTTGACTACCGACATCAAAAAAGggagttttgagaaaaacgcgtcgAGTCGTACGTAACTACGAGCTTTAAACGAGTATACATCTGGAAATTTTGCTCGGATCGGCTTGAAATTTTAGACAATATTCCTAATAAGTTGTACAATTGAAGTTAAACTGATTGACTACATTGGCTATTGATaactatattttgaaatattaatttaaaattttagtatattacatttaattatatatgcaaaaattaaaaaaaaaaaattttttttcgaaatgtcaCGCTTTTTGACATTTACTCTCCTTAATTGAATATATTGTGAAAATTATTGTCTCTTAGAGCTTATGGGTCgatctttttttatattgatacgcataactttttataattttaatgtttaaacCACAATTCCCTAACATACCTTGTAGTTTATTAAGTTCCGCCCACGATATTTGTGTAAGGTACTTCCCCTTCTTAACTgctttaaaatgtataattgGCCCGAAAAAGTTAATATGAATGAAAATAAGTACATCCTTGATATATGTAGTTTCGTCAGTGGTATATAGCTTATCTCAAAAATTGCCTAACTCAAAGAATATTTCAGTTATTTCATgtttataaatcaataaatattaacttaaaataactaaaacttcaacatcatttaacattcactcatttaataaatatagttCGAATTGCTTTCATATCTAAATATGTACGTAAATGCACGATTTTTACTTTCGTTTTACATTTTCCTGTCTTctccaaaaaaacttttttacttttaacgAATGAAAGCAAACCGTTTTCATacctatatttatgtatatacaaatgtaagtatttcACTTGAAGCATGTGCATGCGCAAAGATAACtgataacaaaataattatcaatGATTACAAGAAAACGCCATAAATGTATAATCCATATCATACGGTTGAATCAAGAAATCagataaatacttttatttgtcTGCTGACTCATCTTATTTCGCATTAGATTCCATTTTATCTTGatcattacttttttttctcttttatttctACATTATACTTGTATTCCTAACTAATCATATGTTTTATTATGATTGTAAGGCTTCTGGGTAACCAACATTCATGCTTACTTGCATTCAAATAAATTACGGTGCTAGCTTAGACTTCATTACTATAAACAGAGATGAAGCCggcttttgatttttgttttatcaaTACGGTTTGTTTTACAAAGCTTGAGTAAAAAACCTGCAAAAAAACAGTAGCAATAGTATGGCGATACAAGGCATAATAGTAAACCGGTTCCAATGCTTTACTGTGAGTGAACTCTTAATATTGGCGTTCAGTATGTTCATTCGTACGGCGATGGGTTTGTTTAGTTGGTGCGTTACCATTGGTTGACGTTATTTTgttatagttttgttttgtaatgTACGGGTGTGGGTTGGGGAGTATGTGCGCCTAATAAGTCAACAAATCAAATGCAACTTTTCTTCATCATCGCTACAACTAATTACACGTTACATGCACCGTTACTGTCTTATGTTGTCAGCCTGAAATAAAACCAGCAtcgtaaataataattcgtacgaTCGTTTCACTATCAACAAACATCAAATAAATGAGTCACGTCATGGTTGCTTAgtatcaaccaatttttagtatacatataatactcgTAAACATTGAACAGCTAATAATCAAAATTATGTTGATTTTGAGGACTTGgttcaaaaacttttaactttatAATTAAGTAATGATGAGTGTTATAGCCGCCGAAAACATACCGCAAATAGTTAGTGAACAGTTTTTGGCCGAATAGAGAAGCGAGTTTATACGGTTACGTTCATGTTGTAACGAACTGCGGTTGCGTAGACCCATATGCGGTGAAAATAGTTAAACGaatcactttatattatatatgaacataatatacacacacatattattttaaattagaaatatttttccatgttTTAAATtcagttatatatacaatacattgttATTTCCGTCTATAGTCTGCATACTATTTGGACTATGGAATGTCGTCGGCATTCTGCTACTCAACGTTTCCTGCCTTATCTCGGGTATCATACAAATGGTGGTCGGTTTTGTAGTGATGGCACTGGAAGCGCCTTGTTGTTTTTTCTGTATAGAGTTTGTAAACGATATATCAAATAAAGTAGATGCACGTCCATTATGGAATCGTGCTGCCTTCTATTGCGCGTAAGtattagataaatattttatttgagatttcacttatgatattttattttcccCAGGATTGCTATACCCCCCATAATTTTGTGCCCAGGACTGGGTAGTATTTTCGCATGTGGTCTTGTGTTCGGAACTGGCGTGATATATGGTTTAATGGGATTGGGAAAAAAGTAAGTAATGCAATTTTTAACAGGAAAATTGTGTGCCCTGTTAGAGctagtaatgaaaatatttattagtatgCAGGCTACAGCTATGTGTTAGGAAATTCAAGTTTGGAGTGGTAACAATGTTGTAATatgatatatgtttttatttgaatatgtgTCGCGCCATGTattgtaaaatttcaatattgtttatttaacaaTCGGTTTATGAATCTTTCCGTATTTTAGTAGTTAATCtcctataatattataaaatctaAGTTCATCAAAATTCTCTTTGATTTATATATGGTGCACTAACtggactttattttatttattttcttttataactgGGATGttcatgcaacatgttgctagagagtataatagttttgttcatttaacagttgtttgtatcacttaaaaataatggggatagatatagggttatattacAGGGGTACCCATTGAGAGTGGTATGAtttcttctaaaaaaaaacacactaattgttaaggaaattcaaatgttttttatttaatgtgatttTGTGTCCATGGCTTCTTTTGCAACAAAATCCTCatatcgcttgccggcagctcttgaggaaaagacaaagaaacgttgttgggaacttacaaggcaatcggccggccgctTGGATGTAGTGCACCGCAGACGAGGAAGGAAGCatgtcaaaacactgcactccggactatcacgggacgcctcttgatgtccccaatcgaacacgtACATAGgcaggcccgtatgcttccggtcaaggaacataacgagctcctctccaagcagtttttGCTGGgctgttttcgtagaaaccacctttgcagtcgtctgcttgaagcggaaccgcctcctaggaacatcaagaggtccttgattacgtcgacgacattggacagtacgccgaccagacttcggacgcaatgAACCTTAGACACGCACTGGACGCCATTCAAAGTGGAGCCATagacaccttcaccgactcacCCACAGTGAATGGCATACTTgaagtcaaaccaccacccatcgcagacgtagagctcgagttgccacgTCAATCTAGAATGACCCTTGcacaacttcgttctggatactgtagcaggttaaacacctatttatccagaatcgacccagacataccaaatatatgacctgaccaacgaaccccactcatctaacacccatttccctaaggtccgaccccgtcgaaacagctcgtttcctggtcCTCCCGTTAGATGATCTTGATGACAACCAAACTGAAATttaccacccaagcggggactagataaccgttacaacaacaacaacttcttTTGCaagaacgaattcgatgaagcCAATTtacgagtactttttccactaaatcaagtcgtatgtcatgaatagcacgttcaatattgacttctaaagcttgaagagagtcgggtttattgctaaagaccaatgacttcaaataaccccacaagaagtagtctaatggtgttaaatcacaacttcttggaggccattcaatgttcaatttgttgaaattatcgagtctccaaacttttctcgtaataattcggttgttgcacatACTGTGAGGCGTGTAgtcccgtcttgttggaaccaaatgtTGTCAAGGTCAACTTCTTCCAGTTTctgccataaaaagttggttattatCGATCTATACTGCTCTTCATTGACAGTAACgttgtcaccagcttcatttcaaAATAAGTACGGCTCGATGATTTCACCAGActaaaaaccacaccaaactgtcaagttaggtgaatgtaatatttgttcattaataatttgtgaattgcaccagaatcgacagtttttttatttaacgcaccactcagatgatgattttcttaaaaaaatcgttatagTTTTCAAGTTGGTCCACGGCAAAATCAGCAGATTCAGGACGTTTACGGTGGTCCAATAGCTTCAGTTCTTGagtgagaacaattttatacGGATGCAAgcccaaattttttcttaaaatccgCTAGGTTGTGGTTTGAAACAGTCCCCATTCTTGAGAACGTCttggaatcgacaaattgcGGACTTCTTTAACACTTGCCAGAACGGcagtaatattttcattacttcttCGGTTCTTTATCCTATTGGTACTTGAACATTTTCAACTTGAGGGGTGGACGATTATtgcgaccataaaatggcaaaagcgcactaAAAGTTGTAGCTGGAGaactattattttaataataataaaattgaataatttgtaaacgttgttcttgcgtatatctttccatggtaaaattgtaaacattactgaatacaatgaaaataaattacagATTAGAATtcaatgatcaggatgatgagacgagttaaaatatgagtgactgtctgtctgtccgtctctgCAAACGActgtatcttaatgaaacttggtacacgtgttccttggcaaaaaaagacgagcggtttaggagatatgcacattaaacctattagggggcggcaccacgcccacttaaaatatttttaatgtgcagatgcccctccctaatgtgatcctgtataccaaataacagtcttgtatcttattgtggagcttagttatagcaaatttgtagacgtggcagtggtccgattacgcccatctgcaataccaaccgtcttacggtaccaagaaacatgtgtaccaagtttcataaagatatctcaatttttacttaaggtacagcttgcacgaacggacagaaagtcacccggatttcaactcgtctcttcatcctgatcatctatatatatataaccctatatctacctcgcttagttttaggtgatacaaacaaccaacAATCGAAGAGATAATAGTATGCCTATATGTCAAAAttaggttgaatcggatcaaaaATTCCCtcagtccccatatacctaatagaaatattttcgaacttccggctggaAATTGGAACACCTGAAGGTATATCCCTGGCTTTGATCCAtccaagttgcaagagtataaaatgttcggttacacccgaacctaGAACTTCCTTAATTGTTTCTACTGGGTTTGTAGcactttcaactatttttaatttgtaaagaaATCAAAGGGTTCACGGTGTCTTTCGAAATCATCTGTCCActgatattacatttttattctaACTTATTACGATTCCaaacttgaaagaaaaatatattgaaataatacaaatgtaatacaaatatatgtttagTGGCTCGTAAAAGTTAGTAACCAAAAAAATAGGTTAAAGGGTAAACTGAAATGTAACATACTGCTTAAGCCCTCGCTATTAGGTACGACACTTCTAAACAAATCCTTAAGCGCTAATCAACTAATTACATGTTTGTTTCTCTTTGTTCTCTATtcctttatttctatttcttatTAAATGTCCTTGTTTTATTTTGTCGCAAACAATTCGTTTCTTGTCCTTATATATGCCCTATGTTTAAATATTGctcaactaaattttttatatgcaacAACGAATGCGCTTTAGAGCATCGCGCGAGGATATGGCTGCAGCCGCAACATCGCCTACACAAATGCCACCAGACGGGGGCCAAATGCAAATGGGCACCGACCAACATATCACACTAATGGAGGATCCAGATGTCTGGCGCCCCACATAAACAATACGTTCCAACTTAACTTAGAAAGCTCATTAGTGCATGCTGCTATTGTTATGCATAGCAAATCAGTCTctaaaatatttcctttagtTTGCCAATACTTGTGGCGTTTCCTTTGAAACCCGCAACTATTGAGACACGGAGTTAAGAAATTCAAACAGTCACTTACCCCACCAGCTGAacaatttacttaaattaaagGGTAGTGTAGTGTAgcgaaataaaacaaatgtaCAACAGCATAAACTGAAAATTTGCAGCAAGtaaggtttttttttggttctctTAAAGTTAAGCGATACAAACACAAAAGcatataatttacatatgtatgtatgtacattcgtaGTTAATACAAAACCATTATTACCTTGAATATGATACTCAGTTGACAACAACATtccatttataaataataattgttatAGAAACATATTTACCAAAGTTGAGGAagatcaatttaaataaaattgttgttgttattgctatatCTGCGCCTACTGAATGATCTCCGAAAGCAGCAATAAAAGAGTACATCTGTAATGATGCTGTACATACATAGCacacaatataaatgaaaataaaagcaaaactaatatgtaaacaaaagatAAGAGGAATATTAATATTACGGTGCTAAAAATTTGCGTCGTTACTTAGAAAAGCGTTTTAAAGTTTTGGTGTATTGTTCATAAACTTatcaataaaagcaaatattgaagtattgtaaattataaataaattaaaagtgaaaagtaCAATTGATTGATGTgtgttagaaaaatattttaactcgattttcaaatattatattttgaagcagctgtaaatttttgaaaacaaaatttttgtgatagtttcgtaaaaaaatttaaacgatgCCGTTATTCATGCAGACCATACTTTTATATGCGAATATAGGTAAATATTGCTGTATGGAAATAGACATGTATGTAGTTACATATATGCAAAAGTTTAAACGCAATTAAAGGTAACTAAACTTTAATAAATTGGTCAACGGTATTTTTGTGAGTGaattttggcatatattatttcgTCATAATCGCTTATTTacaattaaagttttaaattaattctttgtttgttctttcggaaaaaattttcactctttttgcatatatattttagtttaattaaatgaattttaatattaaataaaatattttacataactgAGTTATAAACTAACTTGTgtgtcaaaaattttcaaataagcctttttcaaaaaattatacgCCTGTAAGCCAATAAAGGCAATCAaatttacttacttactttaaaaatgttaataatgataaaaaaactatgcatttttattttcgtttgagTTTCCAAATACTATTTAATCAAATATCTAGTTGTGTTTTCTAAAATGttcataaaaaaagtttcgtaatatagcaattaaataatattcaacAAAATAGTTAGTGAAGATTTGCTTTGACATAAATATTCAAAGACCCAAGCATTGaaactcaataaaaattattaagatttGCTTTAGTCCTGGGAAAGCAGCATGCAACGCCCAAGAACAGCGTAAAAAGCACTTGGTAGTCAAACAAAAGCTGGCGGTGCACAGTTGCGCATACAGAACAGGATGTTGAATTTACTGCCAAATTTACACCACACAAAAACACTTAAATACAGAAATTTTACAAATCATCAATAGAAGATGTCAGCGATATCTACGTAACGGTCAACAATTTGTCAGACTAAAAGGCAACTATcgcaattttgtttataaaaactgtagttttttattgtagttttacACAATACTTGTAATATTTGATTACTTACCACTGTACTACTGTAAATGTTACcaaattctttattatttttgatttatagttttatgaaagtatatatatacatatttttatttataattttactatcAGTATcataaataagtatgtaaataatgcaaatcTTTTTTGCACGCTCTTAATTTCTAAAAAACAGCAGCTCTTGCAATATCATAACTGTAATTGATAGAATTAGACATTACAAAAACTTCTTTCCGTTATTTATTTAGTgctttttacagaaaaatatttagttcGTGACATCATGAACAAATGAAGTGGAAAACATCTTTACAATTACTAAGAAATTTTgacaattaattttgttttatgacACCATGTCACCGTCTTATATTCTATCGTcctttgtattttaaaattagtaataagaaaaatatttaagagaaattcataatttcctgttaaatattatatatggaagtATGGAAGTGGTTTAGTTAGTGCTCTAGATAttaagtgttttatttttataccctgaagagggtatattaaatttgccacgtagtttgtaacacccagaagaaaacgtcggaggctctataaaatatatacataattttcagtatgacgagctgagtcgatttagccatgaccgtctgtttccgtctgtctttatatacgcgaacttgtccctcagtttttaagatatcgatctgaaattttgcatacgtctttttctcaccaagaaaccGCTCATGTGctggaaccgccaatatcgtaccactatagcatatagc encodes:
- the fwe gene encoding calcium channel flower isoform X1 yields the protein MSFAEKITGLLARPNQAEQMGGIDAPWYMKYGGRLLGIVGAFFCILFGLWNVVGILLLNVSCLISGIIQMVVGFVVMALEAPCCFFCIEFVNDISNKVDARPLWNRAAFYCAIAIPPIILCPGLGSIFACGLVFGTGVIYGLMGLGKKASADEMRQAAVNSGFAGTPTGVTSNDRASIVNNAQPFSFTGAVGTDSNV
- the fwe gene encoding calcium channel flower isoform X2, whose protein sequence is MSFAEKITGLLARPNQAEQMGGIDAPWYMKYGGRLLGIVGAFFCILFGLWNVVGILLLNVSCLISGIIQMVVGFVVMALEAPCCFFCIEFVNDISNKVDARPLWNRAAFYCAIAIPPIILCPGLGSIFACGLVFGTGVIYGLMGLGKKASREDMAAAATSPTQMPPDGGQMQMGTDQHITLMEDPDVWRPT